The nucleotide window ttgttgttgttaaaCTTGCACCTATATATGGGTATGAATCAATTAGCTTGAATCTGATCTTTAGtttgcagcagcagcagcagcaccaAACCCGCTCTGCAATTTCTTGTTCTTCCGGACCACATCTAAGACGTCCGCGTTCTTCCCAGCTTGATCATTAGCTTTGAGGATATTTTTCTCGCACGACGGGCACATTCTAAGAGTCGCAGCCTTTTGGAGTTGAATATACAAAGGTGATTGTCCAACTTTTAGCGATCGGAGCTCCTGCAATTCTTTCTTCAATCTTCTATTCTCGTCGCCAAGACTTTCACAGCATTTCTTCAAGAATTCACAGTCTACTTCTGTTTGCTTCAACTTGGTTCTGCAGGCGCACAATGATTTCTTCGCTTAAATTGTtgtaaaaacataacaaaaatatttgaaaattcatTAATGAACAATTAAACATTACCTTGCTCTTTTATTTTGGAACCAAACCTCCACTTGTCTCGGCTTCAGTTTCAATTGCTCGGCCAGTGTCTGTTTCTGTGCCTGCATGTTTTTTTTGTCGATCTCCATCAATTAGTCTCTTCAACGCATAAAACAGAATTAAAtggaaattaaacaaacacaatAAATGACATATGACATGGGAACCCAAAACTTGACATCTTGATCATCACTACAAACTCATGCAAATGATCGATGTTGAACCAAGCCTCTAGAGTTTTGTCAGACCCCATTGCAACGCAgcatatgtaaatatatattggcTTTGCAATGACCTTGATTATCATGAAACGTGCTATTGATCTTCATGCAAAggatttaaacaaaaataaataaataaataaataaatattgtatggGAAAATAAGTTACCGGATTAAGGGTGCTATGAAGTTTGAAGCTGTCTTCAAGCAAGATGGATTGCTCTTTTGTGAGCCGGAGTTTCTTtctcccaccaccaccaccttccTTCTTGTGGTGGTTTTTACTGGACTTATTTTCCTTATTCAGGTACTGATGATCCTCGTAACCGTCGATATTCACTTTGAGCGTTGATGGGTCTGCGCTGATCTCATGATCATCCACGTTAACTGCTTCCTCTTTTGGCCGTAGCGCAAACGTTAAGTCCAAGCAAACCAGAGGCTTTTCCTTTTTCCGATCAATATCCCTCTCCTTCCTCGGACAATTTTGATCACCCAACCCAAGTCCAAGGTTGAGCCTTGTGTTGCATGCTTGATCATCATCttccatgagagagagagagagagagaaagagagagagatgagtatAATGGTCAAATGGGAAAGTTGGAGGGTAATATAATAAGAGGAGGATTTTGGGAAAAACAAGAGGAGGATTTGATagagaatataaataaattggggtattaaatttcaaaacagttATTAGTAGGTGTGAGACTAATCTAATATTTCACCCAATCAGTAGTaatgacatatacatatacatatatatacatatatatatcgaGACTATAGTATGAAAGAGTAATGGAATGCATTAGAATTGTGATTCCTTTTAggaaaccattaaaaaaaagaaaaaaaatgcagaggAAGGATGTTTGACTTTTACGAATTCTTCGGGATTTTTTTCCTTGGAGTCCACTGTCCACCACCACAACACGATCATGATCTTTCCAAGCCTCTCTCCTTTGAATTATGATAGTCGTGCTAATTTCTCCCAATAATAATCATCTGATCACCtaaatcaaagaaaagaaaaaggaaacaaaattatGAGGGGTTGATGCTGTAATATGGATGGTATGTAGGGTCATGTtggaattaaatattaatattaatacttatatgatttttgtgagatttatttatttattaatttatttatttatggccAAAGGGATGAGATTGTGAAGTAATGTTATTGGATTGGGAATTAAAAGGTGTAAATTATTGATGAATTTACGTGACGGCTACTCCTTTTTGAATCCGTACGTTTATTGAGTTGGACCAAACTGGTGGCATTCCATTGCTAATTCCTAACAGCAGAATTAGATGATGAATTATGACTGTTTTCCAAAACtctcatcttttcattttttatttatatattttttgttaaaatggaattaattcattcattaaactTCTGAGAATTAAGAGTACATTCCAGAATAGTCAGAatctgaagaaagaaaaagggacaTAGCTAATAACTGAAGGAGGGGAATATCATGTGTATCAGCAGACGCATCATCAGATTTCAAAAAAGTTAGTTAAGTCATGTAGGAGTCTAGCTAGTAATGATAAAGGTGAACCATTTATATGCTGGGAAATGATAAATCATTCAGTTCCAAACCCAAAGAATCCACATACCCATAGGCCATAGCCTGAGCTAGCAATGAATAAATCTCCGATCGCAAACAGCCCTACTAGTACTATATTACAATAGAAGCGAAGCCCAGTCCTCGTGGCCATTTTTCATTCAACAAATTCCAACTGTAAATATAGAGAAGTTGGGTTGGGTTTGGTAATCTTCTACTTGAGGGGAAGCCCGGTGGGGTGACTACATCTCCTATAGGGCTAAGGGCTAGGGCAGCTACCCCTGCTAGGGAAGATCATTGGCTGGTTGTGTTTGTTCTTTGTTGAGTCCTCGTCCCTAGTTTGGGTACagaattactatttattattttattattatttattatttattttttaatattattcattagtattcaatattctatctaAAGATGTTTGATAAACATGGTAAATGTCTAAAATCCTCCTTACACTATGAGGAGATAACTCTTCATTATATATACACGATAATTACAGTTGTAAACTCCTATATAATAGGAAAGAATCAAATACAAATAATGAGCATATCCCTACAACTATACAAGCGGATATTATGCTAACAGAAAAGTAAGGCAGCACGTATCATGGAGAATTTGATTCTCCTTTATCACCGCCTGCAAGGTGAGCGTGGCAGAAGGGATAACGCTGAGCTTGCttcgaaagagaaaaaattgcaGCTTGGTAACTCCTTTGGTCAGTGAATCAACGACCTGCAGATTTGAATgaacaaaatcaattttcaaagTGCCATTATCAACAAGTTCACGAACAAAATGGTAGTCGATCGCAATATGTTTGGACCGAGGACAAGTAATCGGATTGACTGCCAAAAAAATTGCACTTTGATTGTCGCAAAGAATTTTAGGTGGCGCTGAGAGTGTAACACGAAGGTCCCGAAGCAATTGAATAATCCATGCAATATCAACAGTAGTAATAGCTAAGGAGCGATATTATGCTTCTGCACTTGAACAAGAAACAGTGCTTTGTTTCTTAGAAGACCAAGAGATTAAATTagcacaaaaaaaataacatagctAATAGTAGAACGACGTGTATCAGGACATCCAACCCAGTCCACATCAGAATAGCCAAGAAGATCACGAGTGAACTGTTTATGAAGTTGAAGACCATGATGAGCAATGCCTTTAACATAGCGCAAAATACGTTTGAGAGCATGAAAATGATCCTCAGTGGGAGCATGCATGAACTGGCAAATGGAATTGACACTGAAGGACAAATCAGGCCTAGTGATAGTCAGGTATTGAAGAGCACCGACAAGAGAACGAAATAGAGTACGGTCGGAGAATAACGTCCCTTTGACTAATAGATGTTGACCAACAACAAAAGGTGTAGAAATAGGCTTGGCATCAAT belongs to Juglans regia cultivar Chandler chromosome 8, Walnut 2.0, whole genome shotgun sequence and includes:
- the LOC118349282 gene encoding uncharacterized mitochondrial protein AtMg00810-like, whose protein sequence is MKYALDLLHHASMIDAKPISTPFVVGQHLLVKGTLFSDRTLFRSLVGALQYLTITRPDLSFSVNSICQFMHAPTEDHFHALKRILRYVKGIAHHGLQLHKQFTRDLLGYSDVDWVVDSLTKGVTKLQFFLFRSKLSVIPSATLTLQAVIKENQILHDTCCLTFLLA
- the LOC118349301 gene encoding homeobox-leucine zipper protein HAT22-like codes for the protein MEDDDQACNTRLNLGLGLGDQNCPRKERDIDRKKEKPLVCLDLTFALRPKEEAVNVDDHEISADPSTLKVNIDGYEDHQYLNKENKSSKNHHKKEGGGGGRKKLRLTKEQSILLEDSFKLHSTLNPAQKQTLAEQLKLKPRQVEVWFQNKRARTKLKQTEVDCEFLKKCCESLGDENRRLKKELQELRSLKVGQSPLYIQLQKAATLRMCPSCEKNILKANDQAGKNADVLDVVRKNKKLQSGFGAAAAAAN